DNA from Megalopta genalis isolate 19385.01 chromosome 15, iyMegGena1_principal, whole genome shotgun sequence:
ATTGGATGGATTACACAGCAGATTGCCTAATTATTCAGAAAAAGGAAAATATTGTGTACAATAAAATGCAATTCTGgagtattatttaaaaatatctccTATACATACCTAGCTACTTAATAGTTTAATCTCGGTTTAATGCAATTTCTCGACCgagtttaaaaattaattttcgtaTTATgcaaatatatgaaagtattttTATTGATCTTatattaaagtattattatttcttatattatattttgtttgtctgtatcaTATTTCAATGTAACTGAAATCTGTATTATAAAGCATTAAAAGTCTTAAAATTCGACATTTTAAATTTCATTCTTATTTTAACTATCGATATTGCGATTTTCTTGAGTTATATTCACAATGGTACAATTTAGAAAAAGACTAGAGCAGTGTTGCCAGGAGTATATACTAGTAGTTCTTATTGATTCTTATACATATACTAGTTTTATTATATTGAGAAGtacaatttattttctcttggTATGTACAACATACAAAGCATCAGAATAAATAAGATATTTCATGACGTCACGCATCCTGATTTGCGTCTTCGCTTCTGGTAACACTGAACCAGAGACCAGAGGACCAGAGATTCGTTCCTGTTATGTAGAGGCTGTAGGGGTCCTTTGTGGCGAAGTTCACGGTAGTTTGTAAACAGAAGGTTTACGTATTGTGTTCAACTTTcaacaaaagaaaaattctaATTGTTCACAATTTTTACGAAGTTCTAAGAACCCGGTGGATATCCAAACAACAATGGACTCTGACGCAGAAAGTGATAGCGTATTAAGTGATTCATCTTCTGAGTTTTTACGTATGTTAGACAATTAGGTTATGTATTATGCTTCCACATATTGTTACTATTTCTACAAGTATTAAAATGTCAGTCTAAGTGCAAATATATGTTGTATTCTTAATATCTTCGTATCTTTCGTATGCAACGTATTCGACACGAAATTGACGTTGTTATACTTTATTAATGTtttttgttcgaatattttcttttcaattGAAACAAAGCCTAAAGTATACAACACTTACGTAGCGACATTTATGGAAGAGTCGGAGAGATATTTGAGAGAGTATAACTATTTAGAATCGGAAGGAGAATCCGAAGAAGAACCACTGGAGCGTACGTTTGACTTATCATTGCCAGCCACACATTCCGTATGTTTTTAAAGTTTTATTTATAGATCCAGTTGAATTTTGCTAACTCGAATGTCAAGGGAAAAACTAAGATCTTTAAGTTATGGGATTTTTATGGCCAAATAGAAAATTCTTGTCTTGTAGTGGTGTTTGAGTTGCAGTGGTTCAACTGTATTTATTTCTACAAATTAGAATATATTGTTAAGTTGtacttattataatgtataaatcTGTTATTAGTATTTTGGATTAAACTTGGAAGAGCTCAGGGGAAGAACAATATTCGATGAAGGAATTTATATAAAACTACCAATACTAGAACAGAAATCTGTTATGTTATTTCCGGGACAAACATTACCAATGAAAATTCGTACGCATGCTATTGACATGTTATCCTGCCTTCAAAGCAACCGTACCATAGGTGTTGTGTGCTTTGGATATAACAATGTGGTTACACCTATAGGTGTAACAGCTGAAATTTATGAATGCAAGTCTTTGGGCCCTGAAGCAGGATATAATTTGAAAGCAATGGGTAGACAACGGTTCAAAATTTTACAACTCATTATACAGGTCAATTTTAACTATACTCTGTACTTCCTTTGTTCTAAACTAGAAATTTTTAATAACACTTTGTGTCTACAAACATATGTAGGGATATGATCGAATATCAGCAAATGTTAAAATTTTGCCGGAGATAACCCTTGGACCACCATTTCTCGATGAACGATTGGCATCATTAGATCGTTTCCGGATGAAATCAACTACTGAAGATTTTAAAAGGCAAGAGTGGGTAGAGAATCGAGATGCAGTAGTAACTCCTTGGCCTGGTTGGGTATACAGACAATATGATCCATTAAGACTATCGTTACAAATACGGAGACACCTCCAATTGTTTCGTCATAGTAAGCATATCCAATACTGCTCTTAAAAAagttgaagaaactttttcaaCTTTCAACGTATAATAAAtcttttacttcaaataattttagTGGATGCTAATATACCAGAAGATCCTACAAATTTATCATTTTGGATTGCCCAGAATTTATTACTAGATGATaaggaaagaaatgttttattaCGTTATGATTGTGCAATTTCCAGATTACAAATGGAAATTAAACATTTAGTTACTGTACGTATGTATAAAActaatattgtttattattataaatgtatagaattattaaaaagaaaatagttGTTGCTCTATAGGGTAAACTATTCGTTTGTACTAATTGTGAAACTAACTTTGGAAAACAGTCGCATATGTTAACAATGAGTATAGAAGGTCCACTTGGGATTTATTGCAATAGCAATGGTATCATACATGATATTGTGACTTTGTATCATGCACAAGGTCTAGTGCTAAGTCATCAGATAGTCTCTACTGAATATACGTGGTTCCCAGGGTAAaacttatttcaaatattactGATTCTTTACTTTCGGAAATAACATGCATAatgcataaatttgaatttttatagaTATGGATGGACAATAGCTACGTGTAAAAACTGTAATCGTCATATAGGTTGGAAATTTACAGCAGTTCAACCTAATTTGAAACCGAAGGCGTTTTGGGGTTTATCACGTCGAAACATAAAAGACGTATAATCGAACGAAACATAATCTACTCATTCAATGCTCCAGGCAGTCTCTTCCTGAATTTTTCAACTACATCctcaaaaattatataatacatacatataaatcacgaagataaataatttttgtcttaaaagaaaaaattttaagtattaaaaatgtgaaaatatattatttcctATTATGAAAAGGAGTGGCATACTCAACAGGTGCACTAGGACCTaggataaattaattaaaatacgtTTTTTCATTCATTTCTTGCGCATGTCGTATATTTCTCGATTACCTTAACTCACTTaaatttgttataattatatCTTTATTATCTCAATCATTCTCTTCGCATATGTATCGTGTTTCCTTAGTCGCGTTGAAACAGCAGATATGTTTAACATTCTGCCACAAGAGTTTTATTAATTCGACGTTAACGCTTCGTATTATAGTACTATCAGACATatttcgttatatatatatatatatatatatatatatatatatatatacatacatatatacatgtatatatatatacatacatatatacatgtatatatatatacatacatatatacatgtatatatatatacatacatatatatttatatacgtatatacatacatatatatttatatacgtatatgtatcGTAATCGTTTTGTGTATGCACTCGAGATTCGGTTGCATTGACTGTTTCCGTATTAATCATCTCGACAGTTGCTCGTAGTTTTCTGGATCACGTGGTGATTGAATACCATcgccaatttttatttgaagTTTTCGTACTTTTCCTGTATCAATTCTACGTTTCCTTACCATATTGTGTCATGTTTTCTTCTAATTATAAAAATGCGAcgaaatatatactataaattatGCATTTGTCCGGCATGAGTTTAATGTACATTACTGAATTCGAAATTAATGAACCCTAGCTATAGATTTTCTTACACTTTGTTCCTTCCAAACGTTGTTATAATAGA
Protein-coding regions in this window:
- the LOC117219574 gene encoding protein cereblon isoform X2, with the protein product MDSDAESDSVLSDSSSEFLPTFMEESERYLREYNYLESEGESEEEPLERTFDLSLPATHSYFGLNLEELRGRTIFDEGIYIKLPILEQKSVMLFPGQTLPMKIRTHAIDMLSCLQSNRTIGVVCFGYNNVVTPIGVTAEIYECKSLGPEAGYNLKAMGRQRFKILQLIIQGYDRISANVKILPEITLGPPFLDERLASLDRFRMKSTTEDFKRQEWVENRDAVVTPWPGWVYRQYDPLRLSLQIRRHLQLFRHMDANIPEDPTNLSFWIAQNLLLDDKERNVLLRYDCAISRLQMEIKHLVTSHMLTMSIEGPLGIYCNSNGIIHDIVTLYHAQGLVLSHQIVSTEYTWFPGYGWTIATCKNCNRHIGWKFTAVQPNLKPKAFWGLSRRNIKDV
- the LOC117219574 gene encoding protein cereblon isoform X1, translated to MDSDAESDSVLSDSSSEFLPTFMEESERYLREYNYLESEGESEEEPLERTFDLSLPATHSYFGLNLEELRGRTIFDEGIYIKLPILEQKSVMLFPGQTLPMKIRTHAIDMLSCLQSNRTIGVVCFGYNNVVTPIGVTAEIYECKSLGPEAGYNLKAMGRQRFKILQLIIQGYDRISANVKILPEITLGPPFLDERLASLDRFRMKSTTEDFKRQEWVENRDAVVTPWPGWVYRQYDPLRLSLQIRRHLQLFRHMDANIPEDPTNLSFWIAQNLLLDDKERNVLLRYDCAISRLQMEIKHLVTGKLFVCTNCETNFGKQSHMLTMSIEGPLGIYCNSNGIIHDIVTLYHAQGLVLSHQIVSTEYTWFPGYGWTIATCKNCNRHIGWKFTAVQPNLKPKAFWGLSRRNIKDV
- the LOC117219574 gene encoding protein cereblon isoform X3 encodes the protein MEESERYLREYNYLESEGESEEEPLERTFDLSLPATHSYFGLNLEELRGRTIFDEGIYIKLPILEQKSVMLFPGQTLPMKIRTHAIDMLSCLQSNRTIGVVCFGYNNVVTPIGVTAEIYECKSLGPEAGYNLKAMGRQRFKILQLIIQGYDRISANVKILPEITLGPPFLDERLASLDRFRMKSTTEDFKRQEWVENRDAVVTPWPGWVYRQYDPLRLSLQIRRHLQLFRHMDANIPEDPTNLSFWIAQNLLLDDKERNVLLRYDCAISRLQMEIKHLVTGKLFVCTNCETNFGKQSHMLTMSIEGPLGIYCNSNGIIHDIVTLYHAQGLVLSHQIVSTEYTWFPGYGWTIATCKNCNRHIGWKFTAVQPNLKPKAFWGLSRRNIKDV